A portion of the Meleagris gallopavo isolate NT-WF06-2002-E0010 breed Aviagen turkey brand Nicholas breeding stock chromosome 18, Turkey_5.1, whole genome shotgun sequence genome contains these proteins:
- the LOC100538406 gene encoding killer cell lectin-like receptor subfamily B member 1B allele A — protein MDEEIIYADLRQPTGSLSPAQQQHVPWDFQKVGLLGVLLLLLLLLVGLSVWVFQKTTPPPSIAQHCPETNGTKGMELSGSSSIERYFCPSTPKSSAAPAACLLCPQFWRLLGDRCYRLSTGKGIWIQAKRECESLQSQLAVLQKKAEKDFLKEIAGAVNQPLWIGLEVSKYQWKWVDNSSFNVAEFGNLSLVENRCGTFKNTKVEDDDCSGEHEWVCQKEPLHLHP, from the exons ATGGATGAGGAAATTATTTATGCTGATTTAAGGCAGCCTACAGGCAGTTTGtctcctgcccagcagcagcacg TGCCATGGGACTTCCAGAAGGTCGGTCTACTgggggtgctgctgctgctgttgctgctccTGGTGGGGCTCAGCGTGTGGG TCTTTCAGAAAACAACACCACCTCCAAGCAttgcccagcactgccctgagACCAACGGGACCAAGGGGATGGAGCTGAGTGGGAGCAGCTCCATTGAGCGATACTTCTGTCCATCCACACCAAAGAGCTCTGCAG cccctgctgcctgcctgctctgTCCCCAGTTCTGGAGGCTTTTAGGGGACCGATGCTACAGGCTTTCCACGGGAAAGGGGATCTGGATACAAGCTAAAAGGGAGTGTGAAAGTCTGCAGTCTCAGCTGGCGGTGCTCCAGAAGAAGGCCGAGAAG GACTTCCTCAAGGAGATTGCAGGTGCAGTGAATCAACCGCtgtggattgggttggaagtgTCCAAATATCAATGGAAATGGGTGGACAACTCCTCCTTCAATGTCGCAGA GTTTGGCAATCTTTCATTGGTGGAGAATCGCTGTGGGACCTTCAAGAACACAAAAGTGGAGGATGACGACTGTAGTGGTGAACACGAGTGGGTCTGCCAGAAAGAACCTTTACATCTCCATCCGTAA
- the LOC104913623 gene encoding myelin-oligodendrocyte glycoprotein isoform X2, producing MRFSLGCNHPSFAFQWRTLLAHLVALHLLHLGSAQLTVVAPSLPVTAIVGQDVVLRCHLCPCKDAWSSDIRWIQHRSSGLVHHYQNGEDLEQMEEYKGRTELLRDGLPDGNLDLCITAVSSSDSGSYSCAVQDGDGYAEEMVNLEVSDPFSEIVHPWKVALAVVITLLLGSFVIIAFLHRKQAAQIRELKSKDAKLDEQDDILYSSAAGLKKLAEKLVEQIQVVEKKQSDMQKIYKNTDFGVADLKPLAAELEKHCEKLEKHCKKLERGGAKLGESPFSKQWDLESSHGISRGMII from the exons ATGCGCTTCTCATTGGGCTGCAATCACCCCAGTTTTGCTTTCCAATGGAGGACCCTCCTGGCTCATCTTGTGGCTCTGCACCTCCTCCATCTGGGATCAG CCCAGCTCACGGTGGTGGCACCGAGCCTCCCTGTCACTGCCATCGTGGGACAGGACGTCGTGCTGCGCTGCCACTTGTGTCCTTGCAAGGATGCTTGGAGCTCAGACATCAGATGGATCCAGCACCGGTCCTCTGGCCTTGTGCACCACTACCAAAATGGAGAGGACTTGGAGCAGATGGAGGAGTATAAGGGGAGGACAGAACTGCTCAGGGATGGTCTCCCTGATGGAAATCTGGATCTGTGCATCACTGCTGTGAGCTCCTCTGATAGTGGCTcatacagctgtgctgtgcaagaTGGTGATGGCTATGCAGAAGAGATGGTGAACCTGGAGGTGTCAG ATCCCTTTTCTGAGATTGTCCATCCCTGGAAGGTGGCTCTGGCTGTAGTCATCACACTTTTGCTTGGGTCATTTGTCATCATTGCTTTTCTCCATAGAAAGCAAG cGGCACAGATCAGAGAGCTGA AGAGTAAAGATGCAAAGTTGG atgaaCAAGATGACATATTGT attCAAGTGCTGCAGGTCTGA agaAACTAGCTGAAAAACTGG TTGAACAAATTCAAGTAGTGG agaaGAAGCAATCAGACATGC agaaaatctACAAAAATACGG ATTTTGGTGTTGCAGATCTGA agcCACTAGCTGCAGAACTGG agAAACACTGTGAAAAGTTGG agaaacactgcaaaaagtTGG agaGAGGGGGTGCAAAGTTGGGTGAGtctcctttctcaaaacaaTGGGATTTGGAATCTTCCCATGGGATCAGCCGTGGGATGATAATCTGA
- the LOC104913623 gene encoding myelin-oligodendrocyte glycoprotein isoform X3, with amino-acid sequence MRFSLGCNHPSFAFQWRTLLAHLVALHLLHLGSAQLTVVAPSLPVTAIVGQDVVLRCHLCPCKDAWSSDIRWIQHRSSGLVHHYQNGEDLEQMEEYKGRTELLRDGLPDGNLDLCITAVSSSDSGSYSCAVQDGDGYAEEMVNLEVSDPFSEIVHPWKVALAVVITLLLGSFVIIAFLHRKQAAQIRELKSKDAKLDEQDDILYSSAAGLKKLAEKLVEQIQVVEKKQSDMQKIYKNTDFGVADLKPLAAELEKHCEKLEKHCKKLERGGAKLEKQDAELGERTEELEE; translated from the exons ATGCGCTTCTCATTGGGCTGCAATCACCCCAGTTTTGCTTTCCAATGGAGGACCCTCCTGGCTCATCTTGTGGCTCTGCACCTCCTCCATCTGGGATCAG CCCAGCTCACGGTGGTGGCACCGAGCCTCCCTGTCACTGCCATCGTGGGACAGGACGTCGTGCTGCGCTGCCACTTGTGTCCTTGCAAGGATGCTTGGAGCTCAGACATCAGATGGATCCAGCACCGGTCCTCTGGCCTTGTGCACCACTACCAAAATGGAGAGGACTTGGAGCAGATGGAGGAGTATAAGGGGAGGACAGAACTGCTCAGGGATGGTCTCCCTGATGGAAATCTGGATCTGTGCATCACTGCTGTGAGCTCCTCTGATAGTGGCTcatacagctgtgctgtgcaagaTGGTGATGGCTATGCAGAAGAGATGGTGAACCTGGAGGTGTCAG ATCCCTTTTCTGAGATTGTCCATCCCTGGAAGGTGGCTCTGGCTGTAGTCATCACACTTTTGCTTGGGTCATTTGTCATCATTGCTTTTCTCCATAGAAAGCAAG cGGCACAGATCAGAGAGCTGA AGAGTAAAGATGCAAAGTTGG atgaaCAAGATGACATATTGT attCAAGTGCTGCAGGTCTGA agaAACTAGCTGAAAAACTGG TTGAACAAATTCAAGTAGTGG agaaGAAGCAATCAGACATGC agaaaatctACAAAAATACGG ATTTTGGTGTTGCAGATCTGA agcCACTAGCTGCAGAACTGG agAAACACTGTGAAAAGTTGG agaaacactgcaaaaagtTGG agaGAGGGGGTGCAAAGTTGG agaAACAAGATGCAGAACTGG gGGAACGAACTGAAGAATTGG aagaaTAA
- the LOC104913623 gene encoding myelin-oligodendrocyte glycoprotein isoform X1 translates to MRFSLGCNHPSFAFQWRTLLAHLVALHLLHLGSAQLTVVAPSLPVTAIVGQDVVLRCHLCPCKDAWSSDIRWIQHRSSGLVHHYQNGEDLEQMEEYKGRTELLRDGLPDGNLDLCITAVSSSDSGSYSCAVQDGDGYAEEMVNLEVSDPFSEIVHPWKVALAVVITLLLGSFVIIAFLHRKQAAQIRELKSKDAKLDEQDDILYSSAAGLKKLAEKLVEQIQVVEKKQSDMQKIYKNTDFGVADLKPLAAELEKHCEKLEKHCKKLGESPLPYKNDGVFLCELYDEMLFSLHFVLAFPLQREGVQSWRNKMQNWGNELKNWKNNLKNWIER, encoded by the exons ATGCGCTTCTCATTGGGCTGCAATCACCCCAGTTTTGCTTTCCAATGGAGGACCCTCCTGGCTCATCTTGTGGCTCTGCACCTCCTCCATCTGGGATCAG CCCAGCTCACGGTGGTGGCACCGAGCCTCCCTGTCACTGCCATCGTGGGACAGGACGTCGTGCTGCGCTGCCACTTGTGTCCTTGCAAGGATGCTTGGAGCTCAGACATCAGATGGATCCAGCACCGGTCCTCTGGCCTTGTGCACCACTACCAAAATGGAGAGGACTTGGAGCAGATGGAGGAGTATAAGGGGAGGACAGAACTGCTCAGGGATGGTCTCCCTGATGGAAATCTGGATCTGTGCATCACTGCTGTGAGCTCCTCTGATAGTGGCTcatacagctgtgctgtgcaagaTGGTGATGGCTATGCAGAAGAGATGGTGAACCTGGAGGTGTCAG ATCCCTTTTCTGAGATTGTCCATCCCTGGAAGGTGGCTCTGGCTGTAGTCATCACACTTTTGCTTGGGTCATTTGTCATCATTGCTTTTCTCCATAGAAAGCAAG cGGCACAGATCAGAGAGCTGA AGAGTAAAGATGCAAAGTTGG atgaaCAAGATGACATATTGT attCAAGTGCTGCAGGTCTGA agaAACTAGCTGAAAAACTGG TTGAACAAATTCAAGTAGTGG agaaGAAGCAATCAGACATGC agaaaatctACAAAAATACGG ATTTTGGTGTTGCAGATCTGA agcCACTAGCTGCAGAACTGG agAAACACTGTGAAAAGTTGG agaaacactgcaaaaagtTGGGTGAGTCTCCCCTCCCATATAAAAATGATGGGGTCTTCCTGTGTGAGCTGTATGATGAGATGTTGTTCTCATTGCACTTTGTTTTGgcttttcctttgcagagaGAGGGGGTGCAAAGTTGG agaAACAAGATGCAGAACTGG gGGAACGAACTGAAGAATTGG aagaaTAATCTGAAGAATTGGATTGAGAGATGA
- the LOC104913623 gene encoding erythroid membrane-associated protein isoform X4, translated as MKDAILGRISVSSPPPPHAVSGLPPTQVLPRSLLLPLQCCYMGWSTHQLTLCRSMPPHSHSHHLTVSPCPSHCPAQLTVVAPSLPVTAIVGQDVVLRCHLCPCKDAWSSDIRWIQHRSSGLVHHYQNGEDLEQMEEYKGRTELLRDGLPDGNLDLCITAVSSSDSGSYSCAVQDGDGYAEEMVNLEVSDPFSEIVHPWKVALAVVITLLLGSFVIIAFLHRKQAAQIRELKSKDAKLDEQDDILYSSAAGLKKLAEKLVEQIQVVEKKQSDMQKIYKNTDFGVADLKPLAAELEKHCEKLEKHCKKLGESPLPYKNDGVFLCELYDEMLFSLHFVLAFPLQREGVQSWRNKMQNWGNELKNWKNNLKNWIER; from the exons ATGAAAGACGCCATTCTGGGTAGAATTTCTGTCTCTTCTCCACCTCCACCACACGCTGTCAGTGGGCTCCCACCCACACAAGTCCTTCCCCgctccctcctgctccctctCCAGTGCTGTTACATGGGATGGAGCACACACCAACTCACCCTGTGCCGCTCCATGCCCCCACATTCACACAGCCACCATCTCACCGTCTCTCCGTGCCCTTCTCATTGCCCAGCCCAGCTCACGGTGGTGGCACCGAGCCTCCCTGTCACTGCCATCGTGGGACAGGACGTCGTGCTGCGCTGCCACTTGTGTCCTTGCAAGGATGCTTGGAGCTCAGACATCAGATGGATCCAGCACCGGTCCTCTGGCCTTGTGCACCACTACCAAAATGGAGAGGACTTGGAGCAGATGGAGGAGTATAAGGGGAGGACAGAACTGCTCAGGGATGGTCTCCCTGATGGAAATCTGGATCTGTGCATCACTGCTGTGAGCTCCTCTGATAGTGGCTcatacagctgtgctgtgcaagaTGGTGATGGCTATGCAGAAGAGATGGTGAACCTGGAGGTGTCAG ATCCCTTTTCTGAGATTGTCCATCCCTGGAAGGTGGCTCTGGCTGTAGTCATCACACTTTTGCTTGGGTCATTTGTCATCATTGCTTTTCTCCATAGAAAGCAAG cGGCACAGATCAGAGAGCTGA AGAGTAAAGATGCAAAGTTGG atgaaCAAGATGACATATTGT attCAAGTGCTGCAGGTCTGA agaAACTAGCTGAAAAACTGG TTGAACAAATTCAAGTAGTGG agaaGAAGCAATCAGACATGC agaaaatctACAAAAATACGG ATTTTGGTGTTGCAGATCTGA agcCACTAGCTGCAGAACTGG agAAACACTGTGAAAAGTTGG agaaacactgcaaaaagtTGGGTGAGTCTCCCCTCCCATATAAAAATGATGGGGTCTTCCTGTGTGAGCTGTATGATGAGATGTTGTTCTCATTGCACTTTGTTTTGgcttttcctttgcagagaGAGGGGGTGCAAAGTTGG agaAACAAGATGCAGAACTGG gGGAACGAACTGAAGAATTGG aagaaTAATCTGAAGAATTGGATTGAGAGATGA
- the LOC109370405 gene encoding uncharacterized protein LOC109370405 isoform X1 — protein sequence MTSSSSSPGGCNSLGPSLLLKFLPFMIFFPIFFPNIHAHLLHHLLLHLLPTPPSPIFVLHLLPIFYPSTSLSPPSSSSQSHSSPSFPQLLVPSSSRSQMNLLLGCNHPSFTLPWRTLLAHLVALHLLHLGSAQLRVVAPSLPVTAVVGQDVVLRCHLCPCKNAWNSDIRWVQHRSSGLVHHYQNGVDLEQMEEYKGRTELLRNGLSDGNLDLRITAVSSSDSGSYSCAVQDGDGYAEAVVNLEVSDPFSEIVHPWKVALAVVITILLGSFAVIIVFLHRKQVALSRELKRTDAKLAEQAAVLNFTAGSLKKQAAELVEQTKEVEKKNLVLKKSSENIDSTARDLKKQAAELEKLKEKMLTGDTKLKQIVAKLVKQTNKLEEQTEKLVKENEEVGEFSSLNQRNLGFPMG from the exons ATGACctcgtcctcctcctcccctgGTGGCTGTAACTCTCTGGGCCCCTCTCTTCTCCTAAAGTTTCTTCCCTTCATGATCTTTTTCCCTATCTTCTTTCCAAATATTCATGCCCATCTTCTCCATCAtctccttctccatctccttccAACACCTCCTTCCCCTATCTTCGTCCTCCATCTTTTACCAATTTTCTATCCATCCACATCCCTATCTCCTCCATCATCTTCTTCTCAGTCTCATTCCTCTCCATCCTTTCCCCAGCTCCTTGTCCCCTCCTCTTCTCGATCACAGATGAACCTCCTATTGGGCTGCAACCACCCCAGTTTCACCCTCCCCTGGAGGACCCTCCTGGCTCATCTCGTGGCTCTGCACCTCCTCCATCTGGGATCAG cccagctcagggTGGTGGCACCGAGCCTCCCTGTCACTGCCGTCGTGGGACAGGACGTCGTGCTGCGCTGCCACTTGTGTCCTTGCAAGAATGCTTGGAACTCAGACATCAGATGGGTCCAGCACCGGTCTTCTGGCCTTGTGCACCACTACCAAAATGGAGTGGATCTGGAGCAGATGGAGGAGTATAAGGGGAGGACAGAACTGCTCAGGAATGGGCTCTCTGATGGAAACCTGGATCTGCGCATCACTGCTGTGAGCTCCTCTGATAGTGGCTcatacagctgtgctgtgcaagaTGGTGATGGCTATGCAGAAGCTGTGGTGAACCTGGAGGTGTCAG ATCCTTTTTCTGAGATCGTCCATCCCTGGAAGGTGGCTCTGGCTGTGGTCATCACAATTCTGCTTGGGTCATTTGCTGTcatcattgtttttcttcatagaaagCAAG tGGCGCTGAGCAGAGAGCTGA AGAGAACAGATGCAAAGTTGG cgGAACAAGCTGCAGTATTGA attTTACTGCTGGAAGTCTGA agAAACAAGCTGCGGAACTGG ttgaACAAACCAAAGAAGTGG agaaaaagaatttagTGCTGA agaaaagtAGTGAAAATATAG attCAACTGCCAGAGATCTGA agAAACAAGCTGCAGAACTGG agaaactaaaagaaaagatgt tgACAGGGGATACCAAGTTGA aGCAAATAGTTGCAAAACTGG tgaaacaaacaaacaaattgg aggaacaaactgaaaaattgG tgaaagaaaatgaagaagtggGTGAGTTTTCTTCCCTGAACCAAAGGAATTTGGGGTTTCCCATGGGATGA
- the LOC109370405 gene encoding uncharacterized protein LOC109370405 isoform X2 translates to MTSSSSSPGGCNSLGPSLLLKFLPFMIFFPIFFPNIHAHLLHHLLLHLLPTPPSPIFVLHLLPIFYPSTSLSPPSSSSQSHSSPSFPQLLVPSSSRSQMNLLLGCNHPSFTLPWRTLLAHLVALHLLHLGSAQLRVVAPSLPVTAVVGQDVVLRCHLCPCKNAWNSDIRWVQHRSSGLVHHYQNGVDLEQMEEYKGRTELLRNGLSDGNLDLRITAVSSSDSGSYSCAVQDGDGYAEAVVNLEVSDPFSEIVHPWKVALAVVITLLLGSFVIIAFLHRKQAARIRELKRKYAELERSDAKLEKLAGKLEQQTEAVEKGNSQWSKPQSLNPRESEVIPKDYGRHEKSLHTSFSTPTNPEKRHKAMERSHLKHPQYPNCRGVSIHGTAWNI, encoded by the exons ATGACctcgtcctcctcctcccctgGTGGCTGTAACTCTCTGGGCCCCTCTCTTCTCCTAAAGTTTCTTCCCTTCATGATCTTTTTCCCTATCTTCTTTCCAAATATTCATGCCCATCTTCTCCATCAtctccttctccatctccttccAACACCTCCTTCCCCTATCTTCGTCCTCCATCTTTTACCAATTTTCTATCCATCCACATCCCTATCTCCTCCATCATCTTCTTCTCAGTCTCATTCCTCTCCATCCTTTCCCCAGCTCCTTGTCCCCTCCTCTTCTCGATCACAGATGAACCTCCTATTGGGCTGCAACCACCCCAGTTTCACCCTCCCCTGGAGGACCCTCCTGGCTCATCTCGTGGCTCTGCACCTCCTCCATCTGGGATCAG cccagctcagggTGGTGGCACCGAGCCTCCCTGTCACTGCCGTCGTGGGACAGGACGTCGTGCTGCGCTGCCACTTGTGTCCTTGCAAGAATGCTTGGAACTCAGACATCAGATGGGTCCAGCACCGGTCTTCTGGCCTTGTGCACCACTACCAAAATGGAGTGGATCTGGAGCAGATGGAGGAGTATAAGGGGAGGACAGAACTGCTCAGGAATGGGCTCTCTGATGGAAACCTGGATCTGCGCATCACTGCTGTGAGCTCCTCTGATAGTGGCTcatacagctgtgctgtgcaagaTGGTGATGGCTATGCAGAAGCTGTGGTGAACCTGGAGGTGTCAG ATCCCTTTTCTGAGATTGTCCATCCCTGGAAGGTGGCTCTGGCTGTAGTCATCACACTTCTGCTTGGGTCATTTGTCATCATTGCTTTTCTCCATAGAAAGCAAG CGGCACGGATAAGAGAGCTGA aaagaaaatatgcagaGTTGG agaGAAGCGATGCAAAGTTGG aaaaacTAGCTGGAAAATTGG AGCAACAAACAGAAGCAGTGG agaaAGGCAATTCCCAGTGGAGTAAGCCACAGTCGTTAAATCCAAGGGAATCTGAGGTCATCCCAAAGGACTATGGACGGCATGAAAAATCCCTTCACACGTCCTTCTCTACTCCTACTAACCCAGAGAAACGCCACAAAGCAATGG aGAGATCACATTTAAAGCATCCTCAGTATCCAAACTGTAGAGGTGTGAGCATACATGGGACTGCATGGAACATTTGA
- the LOC109370405 gene encoding myelin-oligodendrocyte glycoprotein isoform X3, with the protein MTSSSSSPGGCNSLGPSLLLKFLPFMIFFPIFFPNIHAHLLHHLLLHLLPTPPSPIFVLHLLPIFYPSTSLSPPSSSSQSHSSPSFPQLLVPSSSRSQMNLLLGCNHPSFTLPWRTLLAHLVALHLLHLGSAQLRVVAPSLPVTAVVGQDVVLRCHLCPCKNAWNSDIRWVQHRSSGLVHHYQNGVDLEQMEEYKGRTELLRNGLSDGNLDLRITAVSSSDSGSYSCAVQDGDGYAEAVVNLEVSDPFSEIVHPWKVALAVVITLLLGSFVIIAFLHRKQGELRVEGMERREVLCRDRDGQGDAELCSLEVHRRRKGDFSWDSQGSLINVCLFFWQ; encoded by the exons ATGACctcgtcctcctcctcccctgGTGGCTGTAACTCTCTGGGCCCCTCTCTTCTCCTAAAGTTTCTTCCCTTCATGATCTTTTTCCCTATCTTCTTTCCAAATATTCATGCCCATCTTCTCCATCAtctccttctccatctccttccAACACCTCCTTCCCCTATCTTCGTCCTCCATCTTTTACCAATTTTCTATCCATCCACATCCCTATCTCCTCCATCATCTTCTTCTCAGTCTCATTCCTCTCCATCCTTTCCCCAGCTCCTTGTCCCCTCCTCTTCTCGATCACAGATGAACCTCCTATTGGGCTGCAACCACCCCAGTTTCACCCTCCCCTGGAGGACCCTCCTGGCTCATCTCGTGGCTCTGCACCTCCTCCATCTGGGATCAG cccagctcagggTGGTGGCACCGAGCCTCCCTGTCACTGCCGTCGTGGGACAGGACGTCGTGCTGCGCTGCCACTTGTGTCCTTGCAAGAATGCTTGGAACTCAGACATCAGATGGGTCCAGCACCGGTCTTCTGGCCTTGTGCACCACTACCAAAATGGAGTGGATCTGGAGCAGATGGAGGAGTATAAGGGGAGGACAGAACTGCTCAGGAATGGGCTCTCTGATGGAAACCTGGATCTGCGCATCACTGCTGTGAGCTCCTCTGATAGTGGCTcatacagctgtgctgtgcaagaTGGTGATGGCTATGCAGAAGCTGTGGTGAACCTGGAGGTGTCAG ATCCCTTTTCTGAGATTGTCCATCCCTGGAAGGTGGCTCTGGCTGTAGTCATCACACTTCTGCTTGGGTCATTTGTCATCATTGCTTTTCTCCATAGAAAGCAAGGTGAGCTGAGAGTGGAGGGGATGGAGCGCAGGGAGGTGTTGTGCAGGGACAGGGATGGTCAGGGTgatgctgagctctgctccttgGAGGTacacaggaggaggaagggagatttCTCCTGGGATTCCCAGGGCTCATTAATtaatgtttgcctttttttttggcaatga
- the LOC109370405 gene encoding myelin-oligodendrocyte glycoprotein isoform X4 — MNLLLGCNHPSFTLPWRTLLAHLVALHLLHLGSAQLRVVAPSLPVTAVVGQDVVLRCHLCPCKNAWNSDIRWVQHRSSGLVHHYQNGVDLEQMEEYKGRTELLRNGLSDGNLDLRITAVSSSDSGSYSCAVQDGDGYAEAVVNLEVSDPFSEIVHPWKVALAVVITILLGSFAVIIVFLHRKQVALSRELKRTDAKLAEQAAVLNFTAGSLKKQAAELVEQTKEVEKKNLVLKKSSENIDSTARDLKKQAAELEKLKEKMLTGDTKLKQIVAKLVKQTNKLEEQTEKLVKENEEVGEFSSLNQRNLGFPMG, encoded by the exons ATGAACCTCCTATTGGGCTGCAACCACCCCAGTTTCACCCTCCCCTGGAGGACCCTCCTGGCTCATCTCGTGGCTCTGCACCTCCTCCATCTGGGATCAG cccagctcagggTGGTGGCACCGAGCCTCCCTGTCACTGCCGTCGTGGGACAGGACGTCGTGCTGCGCTGCCACTTGTGTCCTTGCAAGAATGCTTGGAACTCAGACATCAGATGGGTCCAGCACCGGTCTTCTGGCCTTGTGCACCACTACCAAAATGGAGTGGATCTGGAGCAGATGGAGGAGTATAAGGGGAGGACAGAACTGCTCAGGAATGGGCTCTCTGATGGAAACCTGGATCTGCGCATCACTGCTGTGAGCTCCTCTGATAGTGGCTcatacagctgtgctgtgcaagaTGGTGATGGCTATGCAGAAGCTGTGGTGAACCTGGAGGTGTCAG ATCCTTTTTCTGAGATCGTCCATCCCTGGAAGGTGGCTCTGGCTGTGGTCATCACAATTCTGCTTGGGTCATTTGCTGTcatcattgtttttcttcatagaaagCAAG tGGCGCTGAGCAGAGAGCTGA AGAGAACAGATGCAAAGTTGG cgGAACAAGCTGCAGTATTGA attTTACTGCTGGAAGTCTGA agAAACAAGCTGCGGAACTGG ttgaACAAACCAAAGAAGTGG agaaaaagaatttagTGCTGA agaaaagtAGTGAAAATATAG attCAACTGCCAGAGATCTGA agAAACAAGCTGCAGAACTGG agaaactaaaagaaaagatgt tgACAGGGGATACCAAGTTGA aGCAAATAGTTGCAAAACTGG tgaaacaaacaaacaaattgg aggaacaaactgaaaaattgG tgaaagaaaatgaagaagtggGTGAGTTTTCTTCCCTGAACCAAAGGAATTTGGGGTTTCCCATGGGATGA